The stretch of DNA AAGCTTTTACAGCTCATACTAAGCAGGACTCCCCTCgtcttcttctttttcattttttcggCCGCCATCTTTTCCATTTTAATTAGTTTATTAGAACAACTTTAAATGCTCCAAATATTTTGAATTGCATGCAGACCTTTTTTAAAAGACCAGATCTTTTTGAAATACTTTGGAACAATCTAAAATGTTTAAAACATTCTGAAATGATCGAAGAACATTTTAAAGTGTTCAAAACTTTTTTGAATCTTTGGGAACATTATTAGATGTTCGAAACATTCTGAAATGGGTGAAGAACTTTTTATAATATTCGTTGGAACATTCATGCACTCAAGCAATCCAGTGCCCCTCGCGAATCATTAACGGCTCCAGTTCCTGCCCACAAGTTCCGGTGTTGGGTGCACCTTCAAGTTGCCTGAATTGAAATGGCTTCTTCTATTGGTTGGCGTAAATCGCAAACGCTACATATAGACATCCCCGCTTTTTATACTAGTGGAAGCCCAAATTCTTCATTATCATCATGCCAAGAGGTACGGCTAACTTTCATTGCGCCTATGGTGGTCTTATGTAGAATGCTGGCGCCTGACTCCACACTTAGCTGGCCGAGGTGAGCGAGGCTAAACTTCAAAAATTGCCAGCGCGGGCTGATGCTGTGATGATTGGACCACAATGGGCCTCTATTGTGTTACCGGCCAGAAAGCGGACCTGCTGCTGAACACATGCCAAGAAATAggaggccatggccatggccatggcagcAACATGATTAGATGACCcgtgtttctttttcttttgtatttTTTCAGAAGCAACTACACAGCAATAACTGTTTTTATTATTTCTAATTCGGTCGATTTTAACGAATAAATTATGCCACATAGCAGGAACCGGGAAGAAAAGTCGGTTTAAAAAAGAACCAAATTCAATCGACGGCGACATTGAAAATTGATTGAATAAAAGAATTGAAACAATGGGCAAATTTGTTGACAACCCACAGAAAAGTGATTGGATACAACCAGCTAAAACAATCGAGGGGTGGCATTGAAAAAATAATGATTGATAATAGTTagaaaattttttatttaaacatACAAAATAAATAGCTGCTAAGTGGTTCAAATTATGCAACAAAGATGGGATGTTGCACGATTTAATCCGGGACAAATGTTTATACGTTAGTATAGAAAGGCCTTTAGTCCTGGTTCCTAAACTCCTGGGTGTGAAAACCGGAACTACAAAGTAGGGACTAAAGGAGTGTGCAAGGTAAAATTTTACTTTACACCTAGGACTCACCCGAAATCTCTTACCTCACATATAGATTCTTTACCACCTATCTACAGAATATACATGATTTTGAATCTGATGCCTTTCTTTTAAACTAACTCGTGAAGAATCTTTTAGTTTCTAGTTCCAGttagagccaccaaccgggactaataGGTGAATTTTAATCCTAGTTGGTGGCTTCATCCCAGACTAAAGCTCCTCCTAGCTGTTGGACTCGAAACTAATACCTAAATTAGTTTCGATTCCAGATGTGACCTGGACTAAAGGTAAAAACCTATGTGCATTTTTATAGTAGTGATAGGACAAATCACTAGGTCAGGTGTATTAAAATTGGTGACACAAAATTTAATATGGGTGTCAAGGATCAGTTTCTTACTTCATGGCAGTTCAAGGTTGAATAGGGAACATAGATGAGATTTTGCCAACCAGGCATTGAAATCCCAAAACCCGAACCTATATAACATTATTAGGAAAAAAACACGATGTAGTGGCTGAAGTCCTTAGTCTAccccatccgttccaaattatagtttgGTTTAGCTTTTTTAGATATACTATTTTTATTATGCACTTAAATATACACCTATATCTTGACCCGTAGAAAATTAAAACTATACACTTAAAAATGctaaaacgacctataattttaGCGAAAATAATGGATTGAGTGACCGGAAGCCTAGTATCGAGAATTACGAATGTTATTCTATAAGAGGGGAAGGATATATTTATTTTGATCCAAAATTGGAATGGTTCCTTTACTAATCTCTACTATTTTTTAAGAAGCAGTGGTTACTTGGTCTGTCAATTGGAATTCTAATCAGAATCCacataaataaattaaaattcTAATTGGAACACTGACAAATCAATCGGAGTCTCAATCGGAACCCGAACAATTAATGGGTAGCGCAGTCACAGCACAACCTGTACGCGAAGTGAAAGAGCACAAATTTGGTGGTCTTATGTAGGTTCGGATAAAGTTTATATTACCTAGACCAACGCATAGTAGGATAAGAGTCACCTAGGAATTTGGAAAACAAAATTACCACTATAGAATTTTCTTGTAGTATTTAAAACGAGAGGCTATCCTCACGGTGGGCAACCTAGCTAAGGCTATTCTCAGTGGAGAACGTCGTTGCACGGTTAGGAAGACTGAAAACTTGATAACTATGTCAGAATATTATGTTGACGACACTCCTCTCTCACCCTATAAAACTCTCCTAAATGACCCTACCATGTCAATAAATTTGCTGACGTGGCATGATATGCTCATAATACTTCTATGactctcattaaaattggtctATAAGTGAATTGGAATGCGACCACATACTGCAACTTTTATAGTTCCGAGGACACTATTAACCATCTCTTCTTAAAATGTCATTACGCCAAATTCTACATAGCTTACCAGAAATtatgttattttttataaaagaaaacatAAAACTTTTCTGCATGTTATGCTTAGGAATATATTGGCTATGATTATAGGCTCAGTTGTCGCGACATTAAGCCCAAGACCAAATTGATTCAGACGTGTCGTACACCAGAACCGTCGGCTACATTTTTTTTACACTTTCCATGGACGCATGGCCTTTTAGTTTGCGAATTAGAACTTGAGTTGGGCCTTTTTGTTATTTTAAACTATTTGGTGTAAGCGGTGCTTAGCTATCATTCTTCTTTTGGATGACGGTGAAGCCGGAATTTTCTTCCATTAtctaaattttatttactatattattctctctctctcttttttcttttgcagtGACTACAAAATAATTTAAGCGAGCTTTCTACCTTTTTTTCCTTTGTTTGAGCCATCATTCCCTCCAGTGCCAAATAATTCTGTGTACGGGCTGGCGTTTTTTTTGCAGGAGTTGATACAGAAATATTTAGCACGATCGAAGAAACTTTTATCCTTCGTCGAATAATCTTTATCACAAAGAAAGCTAACAACCGAATAGGCCAGCCAGCAAAGGAACTATAATTAAAGAAGCCAACTATATACGAAGGGCccctttgggagggcttcacgcGGACGGCTCCGGCTCTGTGCTACAGTGCGCGGCACTGTACGGCACTGTAGCACGGAGCTGAACCGAAGCAGCTTTGCTTGCGGGAGGAGTGAAGCCGCTAAAGCTGCGGGAGGGGGCTTCACCGCTACAGTGCTACAGTAGACGACGGGGAGCCCGTGAAGCCGTGCCAGACAGGCCCGAAGGATCCTACTCCTTGCCCGTATATTTATACGCTTACAGCAGATGCACATTGCTAGCTTGTCGATCCTACGGCCAGTCCTACAAGCCGGCGACGAAGAGCGAAGAGAACCAGATGACGAGGTCCTCGCTGAGCTGGTGCTGCTCCTCGCCGGCCAAgcccacggcgccgccgccgacgtgcaGGCGGCAGAGCGGGCACGTCCGCCGGCAGCGCGCCAGCCAGCGGTCGACGCAGTCCCGGTGGAAGGCGTGGCCGCACGGCAGGCTCCGGATCTCCTCCCCGTCGCGGCACGCCGATATGCACACGCAGCAgtaccccgccgccgcgcggtcgtgcccgccgcggcgtcgccagcgctcgccgccggccgccaccttcGCCCCGACCTCCAtctccatgccgccgccgccgccgtcctcggcgCCGGAGAGGGCCGACGAGAGCAGCGCCACCACCTGGCTCACCGTCACGGCCAGCATCGCCTATACTGTTGTGCAAGTGCAACGGCGCCGGCGCGAAGCTTTAATCTGCTGCTTGCTTCGATCGGCTGGCTCGCATGCAGCGCGGCGAGTGATCACTGATCAGTGAGGGAGTGAGAGCAGGGTGGACCAGGATGGCAGGATCTGATGAGGCTGGATTGCGATGCTGCTTATAAAGATGATGTCTATCGTGTGGAATCATTTGGGCGATCGAAAGGAGAAAGGGGACAGGGAAGGCGCACCTAATACTAACCTCCCCTATCATGCAAAACTAATCTTTAATTTTCCTTGGGCACAAAGCGTCTGCGACGCAAAAGGGCCGGGACACTGTCGCATCTGCAGTGCAGATCCCGCTCGAGTTTTCAGTTTTCAGGAGGTACTGAGAGGACCTAACTCAATGTACGTACTCATCAGATCGTCAGGCTCTGCAAGAATCTCCCGCCATCCGATCCGACAATGCACCACTGCAGCCACGAAATCTGTCTGAAGTTATTGTGTGTTTGGACGGTCAGGATCGGCACACCTCAGATTTCCCCGTCGATCCGATCGAACAGGGCATGAGATCCGTTGACGCTTCGGATGCGGAAAAGAGACAGCTTTTTCGCACCTGCAAGCATCGTAAACGACCAGCAATGAATCGATAATTTTGGTATACAGTCAACTGGGTTTTGCAGTAGTGTACTACATGGGAGTACatacatccagccatggcggctGCACGCAGCCAAGCGGATGTGTCGGCTGACCTGACCTTGCCATGGCCTTGCATTGGGCAGCGAGGCTAGCTGTTGCTTCGTCAGCACACAAGCCTTTCCCGTGGCTACGCAACTTCAGTGACCTGCAAGGAACCGGCCCCGGCAAGAAATGAGTGAGCGCGACTGCGTGATTCAGGTTAGGTACTCCGACCAGCCGGCCGGACGGAGAGCTAGCTAGCGATCCTCCTCACTGTGCACAGTGTGCTGgtggcgtggaggtgagccgtcgccggcgactgCCCGCAGCTATATCCCTCCCCGTGGCGCGTCAACGTCACGGATCCGTGTGCCCTCCCGTCTTGGCACCTGGTTTAATTTGAGATTGCAGTTGCATTTGTTATGGAGAGGATTGGACAGCAGGTTAACTGCCACATCAGTCATCAGTCTGCACATGCATGGCCTTCGTTTTATTATTGTCAAAATTGCATGTGGAATCGGCATACACCCTCCTGTACTACATTTCAATCCACCATCATTCCTTTCTGGAACGACGTCTGGACAGAGAAGCTagatttcttctttttttttgaagaagaagaagaagaacaaaaagtGGAAGCTAGATTTCTGTTGCGGTTTCTGGTACCAGCAATACTATAGATGGTAATCCTATCTTTAGCTTTCACTTTGCCTGACAAAGCACCTTTCCTTGTTCACTTTATGGTTTTTTAGCAATTGGATATCAGTGGCTGGTACCAGGGCATCCCATCCCACACccacaccaaagaaagaagcgTCTGTCGACTGGCTAAGATCAGATCAGGAACAACATGTTTGGCAGGTTCAGGTAATCGCTAATCTCAGCATATGGCAGCATGGGATCCTCAGTCCTATTATTTCGTATTTTGGATATCATGCTCCGTATATAGTCATTCCAGCAAAAATGGAAGCTAAGCGGAAATGGTGCTGTTTGACAATTTCATTATGGTCATTGCTGTTGTCGAAGACAGAGCCGCCTTCCCAACAGCAATCATGTCATGTAACCACTCTAGTTTCGTAGGGAAATAAAGCGTGTACCGCATCAACAGGGCAATGATTTACAGCAAGCACCAATATGAGGAGAGCAATAATTCTGGTTCATTGCCGTCCGATGTTCTGTTGCTACCATGTGATTATTCGTCGACTCTTGTCGTAACAGGAATTCAACCAGAAGAGTCCCTGGTGCTTGATTCTCGTTCTGATTTCACTTGACGGTCGTTGAGAAACTTTCCGCCTTTTGGTACAAGACACAGGATTCCATCCTACCTACAGTCAACATCAGCACACAGCATGAGTTTGAGAAAATGATGGATGGAACCACAGCAGATACAGGAGCAACTGATCACAAAAAGAGGTGCTGAATTAAACAGCTAATCGCTCATGCAAGGACAAACAACTATAATGTTTGAACAAATGGCATGTTTAAAGATTCCTGCCAATGTTCAAGCCTTTACCTTCTGTGCATCCAAACGCGAACACAAATCATTTAGGGTTTTTTTTTGTCTACAGGACACTCTCAAAACGTGATTTTGTGCGGTGCACACTCCACTCCCTGAATTAGTCTGTAGGACATCTTGAGTGAAAAATTTTGTGTGTGGCACATGGACTCCATTAAAAAACTCATTTTCAATCTGAGTGATGAGAGAACATGACTTGAAAAGACTAAAATGCCCCTAGCTGTATTTCCTCCTTATCCCTTCGATTCCTTATCCATTCACGGTGGAGAAGCAGACCTGGGAGGGGGCTGGGACGGCTGCCGCTGCCTGCAGGCCTGCCTGGCCTTCACGCCGAAAccaccaccccccccccccccgcccccaccccccacaCAGCGCATGCGCCGGCGCATAGCtgggacggccgccgccgcctgcaggtCTGCCTGTCTTCACGCCGAGGCCCCCGCCCTTCACGCAGGCTGCTTCGATTTCGGCACTATGACGGCGCCGCCTGCCCCGCGGCCGCTTGGTCCGTTTCGTCgacgggggagggaggagacagCTGGCCACCAGCCGCCGCGCTGCACGCCTGCACGCcatcgcggcctccgccgcgcaaTGGCCTCCGCACGCCGCCAGGGCCCGAGCTCGAGGCCCGCCATGGCCTGCGAGCTCGAGCAAGGGGCGGAGTTCGAAGAAGAGCCAGGACACGTGACCGCCGCGCCGGATCTCGAGCAGCTGGGGAGGAGGGGCccggcaggaggaggagcagatcCAGCCGCCGAGATTCGCCCGTGCGCCTGGCGATgcgagcccgccgccgtgcacctccgccgcgcgcggccgccgccgtgctcctgcctcgccgccgccgccgtgctcctgcctcgccgccgccgccgtcgccgtctcgcGGGCTCACTGCCTCGCCACGCCTGCCGTCGTGCCCCGCGCGCCACTAGGCAGCAGCAGCTTATTGGGGAAGAAAAAGAGATGACGGCAGAGGCAAAGGAGAGGTAGAGGaagatgacaggtggggccaaGGGCAAATAAGACTTTTTACCTCTTCTCCTAGCCAAAAATGATTAGTTTATTTGCAGTGGTGTGTTGCAGACCAAAGAACTCTTTTGCAATGTGCTGCAGACAAAATCAACTTTGATGATGTGTTGCGTACAAAACCTCACTTTCGCAATGTCCCACGGACAAATTTCCCAATCATTTATCAGTTTCCCCTTTTCCAAATGTGATCAGTTGGCCGTAAGCCGTTTGGTGAGCACTTTGATTATTTCCTTCTCCCACCCTTCTAATTTTTCCAGACCACAAAAGTCACATCAACATTGACATATGCAATATGCTATCACTAAAAGTTGGTTCTGAAATGATTATCTGTATATAAGTActaattctaattttttttttctcaaacacgcaggagagctgcgtatctttgtattaagaggaATGTACTAATTCCGATCTCAGTTTGTTCTGAATCTTCCCTGTAAGTACGCATGACTTGAAACCCGAATCATGTTAACATCTTCATAAAAACGACATTCAGGGCCGAAAGcatcatatatttttttattttttttcctttctttgacATTTGCCCACTCTGTCAATACAACAAACAGGTCGCCGGCACACATGGATATCGCCCGGGCCGAACGACACTCGCCAGGAAAGCCACGCCGACGGCGTCGCTGACCAGAGAAACCCGCTGGCTGCGCAGTACTTGTGCCAGAGCTTGTGCAGCAGAGCACGCGGCACGCggctaagggtgtgtttagttagtgaaaatATTTGGATTTTGATGTTGTAGCaaatttcgttgttatttgataaataatatccaatcatagactaattaggtttaaaaaaatcatctcgtgctaattagttagactgtataattagttattttttcaactatatttagtactccatgcaaacATGCAGGACAGGATGGGGGGAAATCTCTGGGGGGCACCGCGGCGAAAATAGAGATGGAATGGAAGCCACTTTTTCTCGGCGCACCTACCTGAGAGGCTTCTTGGGGAGGGGCATACGAGCCGTGGCTCGGCATCACTGCTACCGTCGGGCGCAGTTAGATGTCGCTAAAGGCGATAGGACACCCGCCATCGCCTGAAGGAGGAGCTCCACGTGTGGTGGGCCGCTTTTCAGCCTAATAAATGTGACTGTTTGCACGTGAAAACGGAAGAACATGTGGATGCATACAGAAAGGACAAAAGAATGACATCCACTCTGtttggctggctgtggctggtagctggtgctaatttattatgagagaaaagtactactGCCTGGTTGTAGCTGGTAGCTTATACTGGTTTGGTGTGAGCGAAAAATATTATTTGCTGGTTGCAGCCAAATAGACTGATCAGCCACATGCAAAGAAGTTTGAagcaaaaaaattcataaattcTAGAGTGAATATCTAAATTAAATTCTGATTGCACCATTATATTTCTTACTTCAAGATTTtgaaaacaagaccacacttgactacatttggaaaattttattttttaaaaaaattattttttgataAAGCTCGACCATATATTCTACTGTGAACAAATGCATATATCTTtgcgaacaaaatattaaactcaacaaaaaaaaattgtacactACGAACATAATTTGAACACCACGAACAAAAGTTGGTGCATGCATGTTGTCGGCAAAATAGAAGAGAGATTCTGCGCATGCATGTTGTCGGCAAAATAGAAGAGAGATTCTGCGCATGCATATAAAAGAAATCAcgatattttctaaaaaaaattgtaatagtaaataataaatTTTAGTTACTGGGAATAAATATTTTAAGAACACGAACAATAATTATTTTCTATGAAAAAATTAAACATATTGAACAAATAGTAATGTACCACGAATAAAATATTACTTATCGCGAAATTTTATATGTATAAGAtacataataaaaaataaatattatgaACATTAGATTCTATAGTATAAATAATAAAATGAATATCACGAACAAAAAAATCAATATCACCggacaatttaatctacaaacgTGAACAAATAATTAGACAGTGTGAACAAATTAACTACACGCAGAAAAATAATTAGTAAAACagaaattaaaaagaaaaacgaaaatagaaaaaaaacatgaaGGAAGTAAGATCGGAATAAGAGAAAAGTATTAAGGAAGCAAGCAACAAAAAAGAGAAACATAatacaaagaagaaaaaaaggaaaaataattaTAAAGAGAATTGCTAGCAGCAGGTGGTGCAACAAGCCCACCATGCAAAAGCTCGTTGATGGACTATGAATCCCAACAACCCACCCCACAATAGGAGAACCAGTAAATAAATAGCTATTGGGTTTCGTGCGTTAATTAATAATAATGGGCCGAATTGAGCTCACCAGATTCTTCGAGTGATAGATTATTAATTTGTCGCGCGAGCGACATACAGCCTTTCGGGTCCGTCTAGATAATGTTAGGAGTCGTTTGGACTATTGGCAGTCAAACAATCATATAAGGTCTAATAACTATTTTTATTCTGGAATAAAAATTTTTTGTTTCCGAACAAAATTTTTTTATTgctagaacaattaaaaaattattctaaaataaaataaatttattttaaaataaatttaattatagacCAATTTATTAGATTAGTTTAGATAAAAACATAAAATCTCAAGTGGGTGACAAGTCTACTTGGGTCACCCGTGTCACCGTGTGACGCCAGCAggccccgccgcccgcctcaTTTGCTGCGGACAATggttgttgatttttttttagcaCGGTAGGCAGGCAAGGCTCGCACCGCGCAGCGTAGTATGGGGCGGGCCCAATCCGGCCCAGCTGCCTCGTCGTGTCGGCGCTGTATCTAGGTTCAGATAGCTCAATTGGCCCATTAAATAGGTTCGAAAAAAATGGCCCATTAAATATTTAGAAGTAGCCCATCTTCTGTGCTTGGTCCGGACAACAAGTAAGACACGAGAAACTGAAtgatgttttatttctttatttgttGATTAGGAAGGTGCTTGTACTAATGCCACAGATAAATTTTAAATGTCCACCAAATAATACACGAGCCATAGTGCAAACTAAGAAATATATGTTTGACACAAATGACAAGATTATTATGTTGACTACACAAACACATTCATAGAGTAAAATCACAACTTGAAAGGATCATAAGACGATTGAGAAATACCT from Panicum virgatum strain AP13 chromosome 9K, P.virgatum_v5, whole genome shotgun sequence encodes:
- the LOC120648627 gene encoding E3 ubiquitin-protein ligase EL5-like; translation: MLAVTVSQVVALLSSALSGAEDGGGGGMEMEVGAKVAAGGERWRRRGGHDRAAAGYCCVCISACRDGEEIRSLPCGHAFHRDCVDRWLARCRRTCPLCRLHVGGGAVGLAGEEQHQLSEDLVIWFSSLFVAGL